ACAAGCCGACGTCGTGCTCATCGCACCGTCCAATCCCGTGGTCAGCATCGGCACCCTGCTGGCCGTACCGGGTTTCGGTGCGGCTCTGCGCGCGACGCAGGCACCGGTGGTCGGGCTGTCCCCGATCGTCGGCGGACAACCGGTGCGCGGTATGGCCGACGCCTGCCTGAACGCGATCGAGGTGGACAGCACGGCCGAGGCCGTCGGCGGACACTACGGCGCGAGGCCCACGGGCGGCGTCCTCGATGCCTGGTTGGTACACAGCGGAGACAATGTCGATGTCCCCGGTGTCGCGGTCCGGCAGGTGCCACTGCTGATGTCCGATGTGGAGGCCACCGCACAGATGGCCCGTGCGGCGTTCGAGATCGCAGGCCTGCCCGTCCCGGAGGGAGCACGATGACCGATCACGCCGCTACGGGTGGAGTGCAGCTGTTCGCCGTTCCCGGACTTCCCGAGTTCGAGCACGGGGACGATCTCGCCGCCTCGATCGCCACCGCGGCGCCCTGGCTCGCCGACGGCGACGTGGTGGTGGTCACCAGCAAAATCGTGTCCAAAGTAGAAGGAAGAACGGTCCGGGCGCCGCTGGATCCGGACCAGCGCGACGCACTTCGCCGCGAGTACGTCCTGTCGGAGTCCACGCACGTGCTTGCCCGGCGCGGGCGGACACTGATCACCCAGAACAAGCTGGGAATCGTACAAGCGGCATCGGGCGTGGACGCCTCCAATGTCGCCTTGGACCACATTGCCCTCCTCCCGGAGGATCCCGACGCCTCGGCGCAGGAGCTGCGCAGTGGGCTACGGCAGCACCTCGGGGTCGAGGTGGCGGTCGTGGTGACCGACACGATGGGCCGGGCATGGCGCATGGGCCAGACCGATGTCGCGATCGGCTCCAGCGGACTCGAAGTGATCCACCGCTACGCGGGCAACACCGACTCCCAGGGCAACGAACTCGCCGTCACCGAGGTCGCCATCGGCGACGAGATCGCAGGCGCGGCCGACCTGGTCAAGGGCAAGCTCGGTGGTGTCCCCGTCGGAGTCGTCCGGGGATTCGTCTCCGACGACGACGGCTCGTGCGGGCGCGACCTCGTCCGCACGGTCGATGACGACCTCTTCCAGCTCGGCACTGCCGAGGCACTGGCGCAGGGACACCGCGAGGCGGTACTGATGCGCCGCTCGGTGCGCTCTTTCACCGATGATCCGGTGGATCCCGAAACTCTGCACCGTGCGGTCGGGGCCGCGCTCACTGCCCCGGCACCGCACCACACCCGCCCGGTGCGCTTCGGGTGGCTGCGTGATCGTGCACTGCGTGGGAAGCTGCTGGACGCGATGCGCGCGGCATGGCTGGAGGACCTGCGAGCCGACGGTCTGTCGGAGGAGCGTGCGCAACGCCGCGTCGGGCGTGGCGACCTGCTCTATGCCGCACCGGAAGTGATCGTGCCGTTTCTGGTGCGGAGCGGCTCGCACGACTACCCGGATGAACGCCGCAGCGATGCGGAACGG
This Haloactinomyces albus DNA region includes the following protein-coding sequences:
- a CDS encoding coenzyme F420-0:L-glutamate ligase, translated to MTDHAATGGVQLFAVPGLPEFEHGDDLAASIATAAPWLADGDVVVVTSKIVSKVEGRTVRAPLDPDQRDALRREYVLSESTHVLARRGRTLITQNKLGIVQAASGVDASNVALDHIALLPEDPDASAQELRSGLRQHLGVEVAVVVTDTMGRAWRMGQTDVAIGSSGLEVIHRYAGNTDSQGNELAVTEVAIGDEIAGAADLVKGKLGGVPVGVVRGFVSDDDGSCGRDLVRTVDDDLFQLGTAEALAQGHREAVLMRRSVRSFTDDPVDPETLHRAVGAALTAPAPHHTRPVRFGWLRDRALRGKLLDAMRAAWLEDLRADGLSEERAQRRVGRGDLLYAAPEVIVPFLVRSGSHDYPDERRSDAERSMFTVAGGAAVQGLLVSLAAEELGSCWVSSTLFCPDVVRSTLELPESWEPLGAVAVGHPEEKSTGPRPPRDLDGGLVEL